In a genomic window of Acidimicrobiales bacterium:
- a CDS encoding YceI family protein gives MSDVATQIPPGYLAGTWDIDPVHSEVSFSVRHMMVSKVRGRFGSF, from the coding sequence ATGTCTGATGTAGCGACCCAGATTCCCCCTGGTTACCTAGCCGGTACGTGGGACATCGATCCCGTCCACTCGGAAGTGTCCTTTTCCGTCCGTCACATGATGGTGAGCAAGGTCCGCGGCCGCTTCGGGTCGTTCGA